From a region of the Calonectris borealis chromosome 2, bCalBor7.hap1.2, whole genome shotgun sequence genome:
- the LOC142079293 gene encoding C-C chemokine receptor type 8-like — MNPTSQFPGTTEYDYGYDENTAPCNEGNSRFKSLFLPILYCLVFVFCLLGNSLVLWVLLTRKRLTTMTDICLLNLAASDLLFVVPLPFQAHYASDQWVFGNTMCKIMAGIYYTGFYSSIFFITLMSVDRYIAIVHAVYAMRIRTASCGIIISLILWLLAGLASVPNIMFNQQLEIEQSVQCVSTYPPGNNTWKVASQFAANILGLLIPLSILICCYAQILKNLQKCKNRNKIKAIKMIFIIVIVFFLFWTPFNIALFLDSLQSLHIINDCAASYQIALALQLTETISFIHCCLNPVIYAFAGVTFKAHLKGLLQSCVRVLSSPVGGARAGQSFSAPTQLSGCSDSAGVL, encoded by the coding sequence ATGAATCCCACAAGCCAGTTCCCTGGCACAACAGAATATGACTATGGATATGATGAAAACACTGCTCCGTGCAATGAAGGAAACAGCAGGTTCAAATCCCTCTTTCTGCCGATCCTTTACTGCCTTGTGTTTGTCTTCTGCCTTCTGGGAAACTCCTTGGTCCTTTGGGTTCTCCTGACCAGGAAAAGGCTGACGACGATGACTGATATCTGCCTGCTGAACCTCGCAGCCTCCGATCTCCTCTTCGTTGTGCCTCTCCCTTTCCAAGCCCACTATGCTTCAGACCAGTGGGTTTTTGGCAACACTATGTGCAAGATAATGGCTGGCATTTATTACACAGGTTTTTATAGCAGTATTTTCTTTATAACCCTCATGAGCGTAGACAGGTATATAGCAATTGTCCATGCTGTCTATGCCATGAGGATACGGACAGCCTCTTGTGGCATAATTATCAGCTTAATCCTGTGGCTGCTGGCTGGCTTGGCTTCTGTACCCAACATCATGTTCAACCAGCAGCTGGAAATCGAGCAGTCTGTGCAGTGTGTCTCCACATACCCCCCAGGCAACAATACCTGGAAGGTCGCTTCTCAGTTCGCAGCCAATATCTTAGGCCTTTTGATTCCCCTTAGCATCCTCATTTGCTGCTACGCCCAGATActgaaaaacctgcaaaaatgcaaaaaccGGAACAAGATCAAGGCAATCAAGATGATTTTCATCATCgtcattgttttcttcctcttctggacTCCCTTCAACATCGCACTGTTCCTAGActccctgcagagcctgcacATCATCAATGACTGCGCGGCAAGCTACCAGATAGCCCTGGCCCTGCAGCTGACGGAAACCATCTCCTTCATCCACTGCTGCCTGAACCCCGTGATCTACGCTTTTGCCGGAGTGACGTTCAAGGCCCATCTTAAAGGACTACTCCAGTCCTGTGTCCGTGTCCTCTCCAGCCCTGTCGGAGGTGCAAGGGCTGGTCAGTCGTTTTCAGCGCCCACCCAGCTCTCCGGCTGCTCTGACAGCGCAGGGGTCCTGTGA